One Larus michahellis chromosome 20, bLarMic1.1, whole genome shotgun sequence genomic window carries:
- the STAR gene encoding steroidogenic acute regulatory protein, mitochondrial: MGWRGAIPGSSGTVPGWQGEGGCVSAGLCGARERTPKLLSVRLGCRPLLSVADDLRGRKPCCSSQHPSAGAFKAERAGRPGQRNARRRDACSPRLRLPGEMLPATSKLCAAISYRHLRNMTGLRRQAAVAISQELSKLAHRSAGPSAWINQVRRRSSLLSSRLEETPFSEMEMSYIKQGEEALQKSLSILGNLDGWKTETVVGNGDKVLSKVLPDVGKVFRLEVVVDQPLDTVYSELVDNMEQMGDWNPNVKEIKILQKIGKDTVITHEKAAATPGNIVGPRDFVSVRCAKRRGSTCVLAGMSTKYGAMPEQEGFIRAENGPTCMVLRPLAGSPSQTKLTWLLSIDLKGWLPKTIINQVLSQTQVDFANHLRRRLARTVAAGC; the protein is encoded by the exons GGCGAAGGAGGCTGCGTTAGTGCGGGGCTCTGCGGCGCCAGGGAGAGGACTCCAAAACTCTTGTCCGTGCGAC TTGGTTGTCGTCCCTTGTTATCTGTGGCTGATGATCTGCGCGGGCGCAAGCCGTGCTGTAGCTCCCAG CATCCTTCAGCCGGCGCATTTAAGGCCGAGCGCGCGGGGAGGCCGGGGCAGAGGAACGCTCGCCGCAGAGACGCCTGCAGCCCACGGCTCCGCCTGCCCGGGGAGATGCTGCCCGCCACCTCCAAGCTCTGCGCCGCCATCTCCTACCGGCACCTGCGCAACATGACCg GTCTGAGAAGACAAGCGGCCGTGGCCATCAGCCAGGAGCTGAGCAAGCTCGCCCACCGCAGCGCGGGACCCAGCGCCTGGATTAACCAGGTCCGCAGAAGAAGCTCTTTGCTCA GCTCCAGGCTGGAGGAGACGCCCTTCAGCGAGATGGAAATGTCGTACATCAAGCAGGGAGAGGAAGCCCTCCAGAAATCGCTCAGCATCCTCGGGAACCTGGACGGCTGGAAGACAGAGACGGTGGTG GGTAACGGAGACAAAGTGCTGAGCAAGGTGCTGCCAGACGTGGGCAAGGTGTTCcggctggaggtggtggtggacCAGCCCCTGGACACGGTCTACAGCGAGCTGGTGGACAACATGGAGCAGATGGGGGACTGGAACCCCAACGTCAAAGAAATCAAG ATTCTCCAGAAGATCGGAAAGGACACGGTGATCACCCATGAGAAGGCAGCCGCTACCCCCGGTAACATCGTGGGACCCCGGGACTTTGTGAGCGTCCGATGCGCCAAGAGACGCGGCTCCACCTGCGTCCTGGCCGGCATGTCCACCAAATACGGAGCTATGCCAGAACAGGAGGGATTCATAAG agCTGAGAACGGGCCCACCTGCATGGTCCTGCGCCCGCTGGCCGGCAGCCCCTCGCAGACCAAGCTCACCTGGCTTCTCAGCATCGACCTGAAG GGCTGGCTGCCGAAGACCATCATCAACCAGGTTCTGTCCCAGACGCAGGTGGACTTTGCCAACCACCTCCGGCGGCGCCTGGCCCGGACGGTGGCCGCGGGCTGCTGA